GGCGGCACGTTCGACCCGTTCCTCAACGAGCAGAACTTCCTGCTCGGCGCCTTCGTCTTCGAGGACGTGGGAGTCACCGCCTACAAGGGCGCTGCCCCCCTCATCCAGTCGAAGCTCTACCTCGAGGCCGCCGCAGGCATCCTCGCGGTCGAGGCGTACCACGCCGGTGCGATCCGCTCGGCGCTGTACGGTGCGGGACTCGACGTCCAGGCCGGCAAGCTGTCCGACGCTCGCGACAGCCTCGACGGCCCGCTGGACAAGGACCAGGGCATCAAGGTCGGCGGCCAGGCCAACATCCAGCCCACCGACGCGAACGCGATCGCCTTCAGCCGGAGCCCCGGCGAGGTCCTCAACATCGCGTACCTCAACCCGAAGGCGGTCAAGTCGGGCGGATTCTTCCCGGCCGGCGTCAACGGCGAGCTGAACACCAGCCAGGCCAACTAGTCCGGGCAGGAACGGACGGGCCCTTCCCCGAGGCGGCGGAGAGGGCCCGTTCGTCCGTTAACCCGGAGGTGCGCGGACCCGCGCCCCGCGTCCTCTACTCTGAGCGGGTGAAGATCGGGATCCTGACCTCCGGGGGCGACTGCCCCGGGCTGAACGCCGTCATCCGCGGTGCCGTGTACAAGGGCATGAAGGTGTACGACCAAGAGTTCGTCGGCTTCCGCAACGGCTGGCGCGGCGTGGTCGACGGCGACCTCCTCCCCCTCGGCCGTGCGGACATCCAGGGCATCGCCAAGCAGGGCGGCACGATCCTCGGCACGAGCCGCACGAACCCCTTCGAGGGCGAGAACGGCGGCCCCGAGAGGATCGCCGAAATGATGCAGCGCAACGGCATCGACTCGATCATCGCGATCGGAGGCGAGGGCACCCTCGCCGCGGCGAAACGCCTCACCGACGCGGGCCTCAAGATCGTCGGCGTCCCCAAGACCATCGACAACGACCTCGGCGCCACCGACTACACCTTCGGCTTCGACACCGCGGTCGGCATCGCGACCGACGCGATGGACCGCCTCCGCACCACCGGCGACTCGCACGGCCGCTGCATGGTCGCCGAGGTCATGGGCCGCCACGTCGGCTGGATCGCCCTGCACTCCGGCATGGCCGCGGGCGCGCACGTGATCCTCATCCCCGAGAAGAAGACCTCGATCGAGCAGATCGTCGAGTGGGTGCAGAGCGCGCAGGACCGCGGTCGCGCGCCCCTCGTCGTCGTCGCCGAGGGCTTCTCGCTCGACAGCATGGACGACGCGCACTCCGAGCGCGGACTCGACGCCTTCGGCCGTCCCCGCCTCGGCGGCATCGGCGAGATGCTCGCCCCGATGATCGAGGAGCGCACCGGCATCGAGACCCGCGCGACCACCCTCGGCCACATCCAGCGCGGAGGCACCCCCTCGGCCTTCGACCGCGTCCTCGCGACCCGCCTCGGCATGGCCGCGGCCGACTCCGTCGTCGCCGAGCACTGGGGCCGCATGGTGGCCCTCCGCGGCACCGACATCTACCACGTCGACTTCGCGGAGGCGCTCGGCACCCTGAAGACGGTGCCCGACTCCCGCTACGAGGAGGCGCGCACCCTCTTCGGGTAGCGCGCCTCCCGGTGGCACCGGCTCCGGGTGGTGCCTACGAGGCGCCGCCCGGCGTCGCCGTCGGCACGATGACCGCGCGCGCGAGCGTGTGGAAGTGCACGTTGAAGCCCAGGATCGCGGGCGTCGACTCCGGATCGAGGTCGAGCGACTCGACGTCGAGGGCGTGCACCACGAAGAAGTAGCGGTGCTCGCGGTCCGGCGGCGCCGCTCCGATGAACTGGCGCAGCCGCATCTCGTTGGGCAGCGTCTGCGCACCGGCGGGCAGCAGCTCGAAGCCGGCGGCCCCTGCTCCGGTCGGCAGCTCGGTGGTGTCGGCGGGGAGGTTGTAGACCGCCCAGTGCCAGAAGCCCGAGCCGGTCGGCGCGTCCGGGTCGAGGACGGTGACCGCGAAGCTCTTCGTGCCCTCGGGCGCTCCCGACCACGCCAGGTGCGGTGAGACGTCCTCGCCGCCCGCCCCCTCGCCGTAGTGACGGGCGGCCAGCGGCTCGCCGTCGGCGATGTCGTCGCTCGTGAGCGAGAAGGTCGGCACCTCGCCGAGTCGGGCGTAGGGATCGTAGTTCCAGTCGGACATCCGGGTCTCCGTTCGAACGGGTCGCCCGCGATCGCGGGCCGCTGCCAGCCTACGAAGCCCTCGCCGGTGATCCAGGGCTTGCGGAGCGGACGCCGATCA
The genomic region above belongs to Rathayibacter sp. VKM Ac-2759 and contains:
- a CDS encoding 6-phosphofructokinase, with translation MKIGILTSGGDCPGLNAVIRGAVYKGMKVYDQEFVGFRNGWRGVVDGDLLPLGRADIQGIAKQGGTILGTSRTNPFEGENGGPERIAEMMQRNGIDSIIAIGGEGTLAAAKRLTDAGLKIVGVPKTIDNDLGATDYTFGFDTAVGIATDAMDRLRTTGDSHGRCMVAEVMGRHVGWIALHSGMAAGAHVILIPEKKTSIEQIVEWVQSAQDRGRAPLVVVAEGFSLDSMDDAHSERGLDAFGRPRLGGIGEMLAPMIEERTGIETRATTLGHIQRGGTPSAFDRVLATRLGMAAADSVVAEHWGRMVALRGTDIYHVDFAEALGTLKTVPDSRYEEARTLFG
- a CDS encoding YbhB/YbcL family Raf kinase inhibitor-like protein; its protein translation is MSDWNYDPYARLGEVPTFSLTSDDIADGEPLAARHYGEGAGGEDVSPHLAWSGAPEGTKSFAVTVLDPDAPTGSGFWHWAVYNLPADTTELPTGAGAAGFELLPAGAQTLPNEMRLRQFIGAAPPDREHRYFFVVHALDVESLDLDPESTPAILGFNVHFHTLARAVIVPTATPGGAS